A genomic segment from Luteolibacter ambystomatis encodes:
- a CDS encoding histidine triad nucleotide-binding protein — MSDKTLFEKICDKEIPANIVHEDDLCVCFRDISPQAPVHLLLVPRKPIPRVGLATAEDQAVLGHLLLTAGEIARREGFADSGFRVVINNGPDAGEAVPHLHVHILAGRNLDWPPG; from the coding sequence ATGTCCGACAAGACTCTCTTCGAGAAAATCTGCGACAAGGAGATCCCCGCGAACATTGTCCATGAAGACGACCTCTGCGTCTGCTTCCGCGACATCTCGCCCCAGGCTCCGGTCCATCTCCTGCTGGTCCCGCGCAAGCCGATCCCGCGTGTGGGTCTGGCGACTGCGGAGGACCAGGCCGTGCTCGGCCATCTGCTGCTGACCGCCGGGGAAATCGCCCGCCGCGAGGGCTTCGCCGATTCCGGTTTCCGCGTGGTCATCAACAACGGCCCGGACGCCGGTGAAGCCGTGCCGCATCTCCATGTCCACATTCTCGCCGGACGCAACCTCGATTGGCCCCCGGGCTGA
- a CDS encoding PVC-type heme-binding CxxCH protein yields the protein MIRVVLCTIAITTPFLAAEDWQPSKPAESVPAVRFKVPDDLEVTVWASTPQLFNPTNVDVDAKGRLWVTEGVNYRRHNGRRPDGDRVVVLEDTNGDGKADTSHTFVQEKGLIAPLGIAVFDNKIVVSQPPDIIVYTDVNRDLKFDPAVDKREVLLTGFNAVNHDHSLHSVTAGPDGKWYINNGNCGAVFTDKSGKTFRMAGDYYKNGGGEWPVDTQKELGKKSDDGHVWTPGFTARMNPDGTNVEIVGHGYRNSYENCENSLGEIFQNDNDDPPACRTSYILEYGSAGYFTREGRSYNSVKRASYSKNPTVSTVMPVSDWGRTHWRQDDPGTFDIGDLYGGGSPTGVAFYENGVLGKKYAGTLLSCEAARNVIFGYQPEPVGAGYKLDRTDFMTSNTTGEFSGADYTGGVKKQGDDKVLFRPSDVVVGPDGVLYVTDWYDPRVGGHGDMDDSCSGTIYRIAPKGYKPKIQPVDLSTIPGSIAALKSPANNIRWTGFDSLQKKGAAAFDAVLAVTKDSDPWIAARGVWLLPHLGPQGVAACEKLLESSDTRMRLVAFRALRRTAKDIIPYSKKLAGDSSPAIRRDVALSLRDLPAEKITPILVQVAKGWDGKDKNYLESIGLAAAEQENAVWTGMRDALGQTQPLKWSDNFAKLTWRLWPSQAVTALKERASSTALTKEQRALAVESLSFIDDRSAADALLTLADDKSPSKADAMKWLLVRGTGAWAKFNLKDDLKKRGIYDPDKIELTEVTVPAKPEKLNFTPDDVLKLTGDATKGKATAMRCVMCHQIGDAGPHYAPDLKGWVARQGANMAARSIVDPSADIAHGFEGTAIQLKDGKWIDGLVTTTGDPTVITSTGGVTQTVPKNRIASTKHMDRSLMLSADQLGLTAQDVADVIAWLKTYN from the coding sequence ATGATCCGAGTTGTTCTCTGTACTATTGCCATTACCACCCCATTCCTCGCGGCCGAGGATTGGCAGCCCTCCAAGCCGGCCGAAAGCGTGCCCGCGGTGCGATTCAAGGTCCCGGACGACCTGGAAGTCACCGTATGGGCCTCCACGCCCCAGCTTTTCAACCCCACCAACGTGGACGTGGACGCCAAAGGCCGCCTGTGGGTGACCGAGGGCGTGAACTACCGCAGGCACAACGGCCGGCGTCCGGACGGCGACCGCGTGGTGGTGCTGGAGGACACCAATGGCGACGGCAAGGCGGACACCTCCCACACTTTCGTCCAGGAAAAAGGCCTGATCGCCCCGCTCGGCATCGCGGTATTCGACAACAAGATCGTCGTTTCCCAGCCCCCGGACATCATCGTCTATACCGACGTGAACCGGGACCTGAAGTTCGACCCCGCCGTGGACAAGCGCGAGGTGCTGCTCACCGGTTTCAACGCGGTCAACCACGACCACTCCCTCCACTCCGTGACCGCCGGTCCGGACGGCAAATGGTACATCAACAACGGCAACTGCGGCGCGGTCTTCACCGACAAGTCCGGCAAGACCTTCCGCATGGCCGGTGACTACTACAAGAATGGCGGCGGCGAATGGCCCGTGGACACCCAGAAGGAACTCGGCAAGAAGAGTGACGACGGTCACGTCTGGACGCCCGGCTTCACCGCCCGCATGAATCCGGACGGCACCAATGTCGAGATCGTCGGCCACGGCTACCGCAACAGCTACGAGAACTGCGAAAACTCGCTCGGCGAAATCTTCCAGAACGACAACGACGATCCGCCAGCCTGCCGCACCTCCTACATCCTCGAGTATGGCTCCGCCGGTTACTTCACCCGTGAAGGCCGCAGCTACAACAGCGTGAAGCGCGCATCCTACTCGAAGAATCCGACCGTCTCCACCGTGATGCCGGTTTCCGACTGGGGCCGCACCCACTGGCGCCAGGACGATCCCGGCACCTTCGACATCGGCGATCTCTACGGCGGTGGCTCCCCCACCGGCGTCGCGTTCTACGAGAATGGAGTGCTCGGTAAGAAATATGCGGGCACGCTGCTGAGCTGCGAAGCCGCCCGCAACGTGATCTTCGGCTACCAGCCGGAACCGGTGGGCGCGGGCTACAAGCTCGACCGCACCGACTTCATGACCTCCAATACCACCGGTGAATTCTCCGGTGCGGACTACACCGGTGGCGTGAAGAAGCAGGGTGATGACAAGGTTCTCTTCCGCCCGTCCGACGTGGTCGTCGGCCCGGATGGCGTGCTCTACGTCACCGACTGGTATGACCCGCGCGTGGGTGGTCATGGTGATATGGACGATTCCTGCTCCGGAACGATCTACCGCATCGCTCCGAAAGGCTACAAACCGAAGATTCAGCCGGTCGACCTCTCCACCATCCCCGGCAGCATCGCCGCGCTGAAGAGCCCGGCGAACAATATCCGCTGGACCGGCTTCGACAGCCTCCAGAAGAAGGGAGCCGCAGCCTTCGACGCCGTGCTGGCCGTGACCAAGGACTCCGATCCGTGGATCGCCGCCCGTGGCGTGTGGCTGCTGCCCCATCTCGGTCCGCAAGGCGTTGCCGCTTGCGAGAAACTGTTGGAATCCTCCGACACCCGCATGCGCCTGGTGGCCTTCCGCGCCCTGCGCCGCACCGCCAAGGACATCATTCCCTACTCCAAGAAGCTCGCGGGCGACTCATCGCCCGCCATCCGCCGCGATGTGGCGCTTTCACTCCGCGACCTGCCCGCCGAAAAGATCACCCCGATCCTTGTCCAGGTGGCGAAAGGCTGGGATGGCAAGGACAAGAACTACCTTGAGTCGATCGGCCTTGCCGCCGCGGAACAGGAGAACGCCGTCTGGACCGGCATGCGCGATGCGCTCGGCCAGACCCAGCCGCTGAAGTGGAGCGACAACTTCGCCAAGCTCACCTGGCGCTTGTGGCCCTCACAGGCCGTGACCGCCCTGAAGGAGCGAGCTTCCTCCACCGCCCTGACCAAGGAACAACGCGCACTGGCCGTTGAGTCGCTGTCCTTCATCGATGACCGCTCTGCGGCCGATGCCCTGCTCACGCTTGCCGATGACAAATCCCCGAGCAAGGCCGACGCCATGAAGTGGCTTCTCGTCCGGGGCACCGGCGCATGGGCCAAGTTCAACCTCAAGGATGATCTGAAAAAGCGCGGCATTTATGATCCGGACAAGATCGAGCTCACCGAGGTCACGGTGCCAGCCAAGCCGGAGAAGCTGAACTTCACCCCCGACGACGTGCTGAAGCTCACCGGCGATGCCACCAAGGGCAAGGCCACCGCCATGCGCTGCGTGATGTGCCACCAGATCGGAGACGCCGGCCCGCACTACGCTCCGGATCTCAAGGGTTGGGTCGCCCGCCAAGGCGCGAACATGGCCGCCCGTTCGATCGTTGATCCGTCCGCGGACATCGCTCACGGCTTCGAAGGCACCGCCATTCAGCTCAAGGATGGCAAGTGGATCGATGGCCTTGTGACCACCACCGGCGACCCGACGGTCATCACCTCCACCGGTGGTGTCACCCAGACCGTCCCAAAGAACCGCATCGCCTCCACCAAGCACATGGATCGCTCGCTGATGCTGTCCGCCGACCAGCTCGGCCTCACCGCCCAGGACGTCGCCGATGTCATCGCTTGGCTGAAGACCTACAACTAA
- a CDS encoding Rne/Rng family ribonuclease — MIQRIKRLLGIGKPDPTQGNSLIINIERLERRVALLENGVLEEYTVEREGDQNIVGSIFKGRVKNIEPGLKAMFVDIGQDKNAFLHFWDAIPAALDAGLEEIEREGRPKKQQKKITSKDIPDIYPVGSEIMIQVSKGPIGTKGPRVTTNISLAGRYLVLMPYTEQFGISRKIEDPKERQRLRKIVQKLSVPEGMGIIMRTVAQGTRARHFVRDLAMLLEQWGEVETKRDSHPAPVCTYQEPGLIESTARDFLTDEVEQVLCDDLATTEKIREIAGKISRRAKRRIHHLSSAPTPIFEKVGIQKQIDEAFSRQVWLPCGGYIVIDETEALISIDVNTGRNRGSKDVDKMILETNVEAAVEVARQLRLRNIGGLVVVDFIDMRHRKDQQAVYKAMKDRLKKDKAKTQVLQISPIGLMEMTRQRLNESLRETMFEPCPYCQGRGRVKTTMTMSVEIQRKLNSVIQKHRESLGDIVVVVNADVLNRFKTEDSHLLVDIERQHSGRLIFRSDPSLHRERFAIIDAATDRAIEQN; from the coding sequence ATGATCCAACGCATCAAACGATTGCTAGGAATCGGCAAGCCCGACCCGACGCAGGGAAACAGTCTTATCATCAACATCGAGCGCCTCGAGCGCCGGGTAGCCCTTCTTGAAAACGGCGTTCTCGAGGAATACACCGTCGAGCGCGAAGGCGACCAGAACATCGTCGGCAGCATCTTCAAAGGCCGCGTCAAGAACATCGAACCCGGTCTCAAGGCCATGTTCGTGGACATCGGCCAGGACAAGAATGCCTTCCTTCACTTCTGGGACGCCATCCCTGCCGCCCTCGATGCCGGTCTTGAAGAGATCGAGCGCGAAGGCCGGCCGAAGAAGCAGCAGAAGAAAATCACCTCGAAGGACATTCCGGACATCTACCCGGTCGGCTCCGAAATCATGATCCAGGTGTCCAAGGGGCCGATCGGCACCAAGGGGCCGCGCGTCACCACGAACATCTCGCTGGCCGGCCGCTACCTGGTGCTCATGCCCTACACGGAGCAGTTCGGCATCTCCCGCAAGATCGAGGACCCGAAGGAGCGCCAGCGCCTCCGCAAGATCGTGCAGAAGCTGTCCGTACCGGAAGGCATGGGCATCATCATGCGCACGGTCGCCCAGGGCACCCGCGCCCGCCACTTCGTGCGCGACCTTGCGATGCTGCTCGAGCAATGGGGCGAGGTGGAAACGAAGCGCGACAGCCACCCGGCGCCGGTCTGCACCTATCAGGAGCCCGGCCTGATCGAGAGCACCGCCCGCGACTTCCTCACCGACGAGGTGGAGCAGGTTCTCTGCGATGACCTCGCCACCACCGAGAAGATCCGCGAGATCGCCGGCAAGATTTCCCGCCGCGCCAAGCGCCGCATCCATCACCTGTCCTCCGCTCCCACTCCGATCTTTGAAAAGGTCGGCATCCAGAAGCAGATCGACGAGGCATTCTCCCGCCAGGTCTGGCTGCCCTGCGGAGGCTACATCGTGATCGATGAAACCGAGGCGCTCATCTCCATTGACGTCAATACCGGCCGCAACCGCGGCTCGAAGGACGTGGACAAGATGATCCTTGAAACCAACGTCGAGGCCGCCGTCGAGGTCGCCCGCCAGCTCCGCCTCCGCAATATCGGCGGTCTGGTCGTGGTGGACTTCATCGACATGCGCCACCGCAAGGATCAACAGGCCGTTTACAAGGCGATGAAGGATCGACTCAAGAAGGACAAGGCCAAGACCCAGGTCCTCCAGATCTCCCCGATCGGCCTCATGGAAATGACCCGCCAGCGCCTCAATGAGTCGCTGCGCGAGACCATGTTCGAGCCCTGCCCCTATTGCCAGGGCCGCGGCCGCGTGAAAACCACCATGACCATGTCCGTGGAAATCCAGCGCAAGCTGAATTCGGTGATCCAGAAGCACCGCGAATCACTCGGCGACATCGTCGTGGTCGTGAATGCCGATGTGCTCAACCGCTTCAAGACCGAAGACAGCCACCTGCTCGTCGACATCGAGCGCCAGCACTCCGGCCGCCTGATCTTCCGTTCGGACCCGTCGCTGCACCGCGAGCGTTTCGCGATCATCGATGCCGCCACCGACCGCGCGATCGAGCAAAACTGA
- a CDS encoding DUF5069 domain-containing protein, producing the protein MKLPSPYDCLAGCLWLPRILAKARRLAAGTLPDDYAARFGHPTGVDGQFLGWFGLTKEEIVAAATGSDDEAAVWFNGRFSKEEIDGWNHTARNLGRPGFPMEERLPIAKATSYAHLDTTGIDNVFDVLVLDESED; encoded by the coding sequence ATGAAACTACCTTCTCCCTACGATTGTTTGGCCGGATGCCTGTGGTTGCCCCGGATTCTGGCGAAAGCGCGGCGGCTGGCGGCGGGGACGCTGCCGGATGATTACGCGGCGAGATTCGGTCACCCGACCGGAGTGGACGGCCAGTTCCTGGGGTGGTTTGGCCTGACGAAGGAAGAGATCGTTGCTGCGGCGACTGGTTCGGATGATGAGGCGGCGGTGTGGTTCAACGGACGTTTCAGCAAGGAGGAGATCGACGGGTGGAACCATACCGCGCGGAATCTCGGACGACCGGGCTTTCCGATGGAGGAGCGCCTGCCGATCGCGAAAGCCACTTCCTACGCTCATCTCGATACCACCGGCATCGACAACGTGTTCGACGTGCTGGTGCTGGATGAGAGTGAAGATTGA
- a CDS encoding esterase/lipase family protein gives MKRLLSLLALVSGLLLPSCVPSLPATETGTLKDGRARVVFVHGIFQNGNLSFGLLRHRLEEKGIACYAPSLKPADAHEGMEKLAEQLKAGIDRQYGPKERISIVGFSMGGLVARYYLQELGGAARCDALYTVATPHHGTQTARFYGGKGSNELLPGSEFLKNLDQSQDRLGRMPIVSYRSPYDLVILPHDSCVWKRAENVEVSVLAHPLMTRAAPVVDDIERRITASLKPAASH, from the coding sequence ATGAAGCGGCTGCTTTCCCTCCTCGCGCTCGTTTCAGGACTGCTGCTGCCGTCCTGCGTGCCGAGCCTGCCCGCGACGGAAACCGGCACGCTCAAGGACGGGCGCGCCCGCGTCGTTTTCGTTCACGGCATTTTCCAGAATGGCAACCTCAGCTTCGGACTGCTGCGGCACCGCCTGGAGGAAAAGGGCATCGCCTGCTACGCACCCTCGTTGAAACCGGCTGATGCCCATGAAGGCATGGAGAAGCTGGCCGAACAACTCAAGGCGGGCATCGACCGGCAGTACGGCCCCAAAGAGCGCATTTCCATCGTAGGCTTCAGCATGGGCGGTCTCGTCGCCCGCTACTATCTCCAGGAACTCGGTGGTGCCGCCCGTTGCGATGCGCTCTACACCGTTGCCACGCCCCACCACGGCACCCAGACCGCGAGATTCTACGGTGGCAAGGGTTCCAACGAACTGCTGCCCGGCAGCGAGTTTCTCAAAAACCTCGATCAAAGCCAGGATCGCCTCGGCAGGATGCCGATCGTCTCCTACCGCAGCCCCTATGATCTGGTCATTCTGCCGCATGACAGTTGTGTCTGGAAACGGGCGGAAAACGTCGAGGTCTCCGTTCTCGCCCACCCGCTCATGACCCGCGCCGCACCGGTCGTGGATGACATCGAGCGCCGAATCACGGCCTCGCTGAAACCCGCCGCCAGCCACTGA
- a CDS encoding cation diffusion facilitator family transporter, with amino-acid sequence MNLSLRVAVLLLGTKVTAAALTGSSAIYSDAAESVVHLLAVGFAVWALRLSHKPADETHHFGHDKVSFLSAGFEGAMISAAALLILYEAVRQVVFGFEISNIAVGASLTGVAAAINLALGLMLVRVGKKRGSPLIRANGIHVLTDVWSSVAVLVALLLIVLTKWKWWDPIAASLAAFNILWTGFKLIRESLGGLLDEADPKVEKEIRDLLTRETVARGMTFHNLRHRHSGRTHWVEFHLLTDDDLTVGKAHDLATEIEAAVAAMLHPDGRVISHLEPRSVGHHDEAWEGR; translated from the coding sequence ATGAATCTTTCGCTGCGGGTGGCGGTACTGCTGCTCGGCACGAAAGTGACGGCCGCGGCATTGACCGGATCGTCCGCCATCTATTCGGACGCGGCGGAGTCGGTGGTGCATTTGCTGGCGGTGGGTTTCGCGGTGTGGGCACTGAGGCTGTCCCACAAACCGGCTGACGAGACGCACCACTTCGGGCACGACAAGGTTTCCTTTCTTTCGGCGGGATTCGAGGGAGCGATGATTTCCGCCGCGGCGCTGCTGATCCTCTATGAAGCGGTACGGCAGGTGGTGTTCGGATTCGAAATATCGAACATCGCCGTCGGTGCCTCGCTCACCGGAGTCGCGGCGGCGATCAATCTCGCACTGGGGCTGATGTTGGTCCGAGTTGGAAAGAAGCGAGGCTCTCCTTTGATTCGGGCCAATGGCATCCACGTGCTCACGGACGTGTGGTCGAGCGTGGCGGTGCTGGTGGCGCTGTTGTTGATCGTGCTGACGAAATGGAAGTGGTGGGACCCCATCGCGGCCAGCCTTGCGGCCTTCAATATCCTGTGGACCGGTTTCAAACTGATCCGTGAAAGCCTCGGCGGTCTGTTGGATGAAGCCGATCCGAAGGTGGAGAAGGAGATCCGCGACTTGCTCACGCGTGAGACGGTGGCGCGTGGCATGACCTTCCACAACCTGCGCCACCGCCACTCCGGACGCACCCACTGGGTGGAGTTCCATCTTCTCACGGATGACGATCTGACCGTGGGCAAAGCGCATGATCTCGCTACTGAGATTGAAGCCGCGGTTGCCGCCATGCTGCATCCGGATGGCCGGGTGATTTCCCATCTTGAGCCGCGTTCCGTGGGCCACCACGACGAGGCATGGGAGGGAAGGTGA
- the asnS gene encoding asparagine--tRNA ligase, with amino-acid sequence MRTPIREILKSTAPYDEIHAAGWVRTRRDSKAFSFLELNDGSCLGNLQVIADAGIPGSEDLLKMSTGASVQVVGKLVASQGGGQAWEVQATSIRLLGSAPDDFPLQKKGHTTEFLRSIAHLRPRTNLYGAMFRLRSRMSYAVHTFFQERGFHYIHTPIITASDCEGAGEMFRVTTLDPTQAGAKSFADDFFGKAAHLTVSGQLEGETFACALGNIYTFGPTFRAENSNTSRHAAEFWMIEPEMAFCDLQGDMDLAEAMVKYLVKEALEKQDGDLSIFGKFVDKGLRERLEFVAENAFERLPYTEAVEILKKSGKTFDYPVEYGLNLQSEHERWLTEEHFKKPVTVFNYPKEIKPFYMRLNDDDKTVTAMDLLVPGIGEIVGGSQREERLDVLLGNMAHHGLSMEDYGWYADLRKYGTVPHAGFGMGFERLLMFVTGMGNIRDVIPFARTPGHCEF; translated from the coding sequence ATGCGCACGCCCATCCGTGAGATCCTGAAATCCACCGCTCCCTATGATGAAATCCATGCCGCCGGTTGGGTGCGGACGCGGCGGGATTCGAAGGCGTTTTCATTCCTCGAACTGAACGACGGTTCCTGCCTGGGAAATCTCCAGGTGATCGCGGATGCGGGTATTCCCGGTTCGGAGGATCTGCTGAAAATGAGCACCGGAGCGTCCGTGCAGGTGGTTGGCAAGCTGGTGGCATCCCAGGGCGGGGGACAGGCGTGGGAAGTACAGGCGACCTCGATCCGTCTGCTCGGCAGCGCGCCGGACGATTTCCCGCTGCAGAAGAAGGGGCACACCACAGAGTTCCTGCGCTCGATCGCGCATCTGCGTCCTCGGACGAACCTTTATGGTGCAATGTTCCGCCTGCGCAGCCGGATGAGTTACGCGGTTCACACGTTCTTCCAGGAGCGCGGTTTCCACTACATCCACACGCCGATCATCACCGCCAGCGATTGCGAGGGCGCGGGCGAGATGTTCCGCGTGACCACGCTTGATCCCACGCAGGCGGGTGCGAAGTCGTTTGCCGATGACTTCTTTGGCAAGGCCGCGCATCTCACTGTATCCGGCCAGCTCGAGGGCGAGACCTTCGCTTGTGCGCTGGGGAACATTTACACCTTCGGGCCAACCTTCCGTGCCGAGAACTCGAACACCTCGCGCCATGCGGCGGAGTTCTGGATGATCGAGCCGGAGATGGCCTTCTGCGATCTCCAAGGGGACATGGATCTGGCGGAGGCGATGGTGAAGTATCTGGTGAAGGAGGCGCTGGAAAAGCAGGATGGCGACCTCTCCATCTTCGGGAAGTTCGTGGACAAGGGCCTGCGCGAGCGACTGGAGTTCGTTGCGGAGAATGCGTTCGAGCGGCTTCCATATACCGAGGCGGTGGAGATCCTGAAGAAGTCGGGCAAGACCTTCGACTACCCCGTCGAATACGGGCTCAACCTCCAGAGCGAGCACGAGCGCTGGCTCACCGAAGAGCACTTCAAGAAGCCGGTAACCGTCTTCAATTACCCGAAGGAGATCAAACCCTTCTACATGCGTCTCAACGACGACGACAAGACGGTGACGGCGATGGATCTGCTGGTGCCCGGTATCGGTGAGATCGTCGGCGGCAGCCAGCGAGAGGAACGTCTGGACGTGCTGCTCGGAAACATGGCGCACCATGGCCTCTCGATGGAGGACTACGGTTGGTACGCCGACCTTCGTAAGTACGGCACCGTGCCGCACGCGGGCTTCGGCATGGGCTTCGAGCGTCTGCTGATGTTCGTCACCGGCATGGGCAACATCCGCGACGTGATCCCCTTCGCCCGCACGCCGGGGCATTGTGAGTTTTGA
- a CDS encoding redoxin family protein: MNLLRPVSCLWVAATLSLSAADAPKVLPIGSPAPDFSLPGIDGKTHALSEYSSSKVLAIIFTCNHCPDAVAAGGRIEKLHQDYKDKGVSVVAINSNNEIGLRPDELGYSPYGDSQAEMVPFAKDHGWTLPYLYDGASQSFAIACGAQSTPHVFVFDAERKLRYTGRMDDAGRSKAPVEKSYVVDAINSLLAGQEVKEPVTRSLGCSTKWLTKKDAVAADQAAWEKRPVTVADLDAEIAKKLRANTSKNLRLINFWSTTCGPCVAEFPTLVDTARRFETRGFEFISVSFDPKEDRSKVEKFLTGRHAAVVKENEKALQEEGRTTGNYHWTGGNPDKCAEAIDSEWTGALPHSILVSPGGKIVWRQSGEVDPVELRKQILKALEG, translated from the coding sequence ATGAACCTCCTTCGTCCTGTCTCCTGTCTGTGGGTCGCGGCCACGCTGAGCCTTTCCGCCGCGGATGCGCCCAAGGTCCTGCCCATCGGCTCTCCGGCTCCGGATTTCTCCCTGCCCGGCATCGATGGCAAAACGCACGCGCTTTCCGAATACTCCTCGTCGAAGGTGCTCGCCATCATCTTCACCTGCAACCACTGCCCGGATGCGGTGGCCGCCGGTGGCCGCATCGAGAAACTCCATCAGGACTACAAGGACAAGGGCGTATCAGTCGTGGCGATCAATTCCAACAACGAGATCGGCCTGCGTCCGGATGAACTGGGCTACTCGCCCTATGGGGACTCACAGGCGGAGATGGTTCCTTTCGCCAAAGACCACGGTTGGACCCTGCCGTATCTCTATGACGGTGCCTCCCAGTCCTTCGCCATCGCCTGCGGTGCGCAATCGACGCCGCACGTCTTCGTCTTCGATGCCGAGCGCAAGCTGCGCTACACCGGCCGGATGGATGATGCTGGTCGCTCGAAGGCACCGGTGGAAAAGAGCTATGTGGTCGATGCCATCAATTCCTTGCTGGCCGGTCAGGAAGTAAAGGAGCCGGTGACGCGCTCGCTCGGTTGCTCGACCAAGTGGCTCACCAAGAAGGACGCCGTCGCCGCCGATCAGGCCGCGTGGGAAAAGCGCCCTGTGACCGTCGCGGATCTCGATGCGGAGATCGCCAAAAAGCTCCGCGCGAATACATCGAAGAACCTGCGCCTGATCAATTTCTGGTCCACCACCTGTGGTCCCTGCGTGGCGGAATTCCCGACTCTCGTGGACACCGCACGCCGCTTTGAAACGCGCGGTTTCGAATTCATCTCCGTGAGCTTCGACCCCAAGGAAGACCGCTCCAAGGTCGAGAAGTTCCTCACCGGACGCCATGCCGCGGTCGTGAAGGAAAACGAAAAGGCGCTGCAGGAAGAAGGCCGCACCACCGGCAACTACCACTGGACCGGCGGCAACCCCGACAAATGCGCCGAAGCCATCGACTCCGAATGGACCGGTGCCCTCCCCCACTCCATCCTCGTCTCCCCTGGTGGCAAGATCGTGTGGCGCCAATCCGGTGAAGTGGATCCGGTCGAATTGCGCAAGCAGATCCTGAAAGCGCTGGAAGGTTGA